The following proteins are co-located in the Thermus thermophilus HB8 genome:
- the rpoB gene encoding DNA-directed RNA polymerase subunit beta — MEIKRFGRIREVIPLPPLTEIQVESYRRALQADVPPEKRENVGIQAAFRETFPIEEEDKGKGGLVLDFLEYRLGEPPFPQDECREKDLTYQAPLYARLQLIHKDTGLIKEDEVFLGHIPLMTEDGSFIINGADRVIVSQIHRSPGVYFTPDPARPGRYIASIIPLPKRGPWIDLEVEPNGVVSMKVNKRKFPLVLLLRVLGYDQETLARELGAYGELVQGLMDESVFAMRPEEALIRLFTLLRPGDPPKRDKAVAYVYGLIADPRRYDLGEAGRYKAEEKLGIRLSGRTLARFEDGEFKDEVFLPTLRYLFALTAGVPGHEVDDIDHLGNRRIRTVGELMTDQFRVGLARLARGVRERMLMGSEDSLTPAKLVNSRPLEAAIREFFSRSQLSQFKDETNPLSSLRHKRRISALGPGGLTRERAGFDVRDVHRTHYGRICPVETPEGANIGLITSLAAYARVDELGFIRTPYRRVVGGVVTDEVVYMTATEEDRYTIAQANTPLEGNRIAAERVVARRKGEPVIVSPEEVEFMDVSPKQVFSVNTNLIPFLEHDDANRALMGSNMQTQAVPLIRAQAPVVMTGLEERVVRDSLAALYAEEDGEVAKVDGNRIVVRYEDGRLVEYPLRRFYRSNQGTALDQRPRVVVGQRVRKGDLLADGPASENGFLALGQNVLVAIMPFDGYNFEDAIVISEELLKRDFYTSIHIERYEIEARDTKLGPERITRDIPHLSEAALRDLDEEGVVRIGAEVKPGDILVGRTSFKGESEPTPEERLLRSIFGEKARDVKDTSLRVPPGEGGIVVRTVRLRRGDPGVELKPGVREVVRVYVAQKRKLQVGDKLANRHGNKGVVAKILPVEDMPHLPDGTPVDVILNPLGVPSRMNLGQILETHLGLAGYFLGQRYISPIFDGAKEPEIKELLAQAFEVYFGKRKGEGFGVDKREVEVLRRAEKLGLVTPGKTPEEQLKELFLQGKVVLYDGRTGEPIEGPIVVGQMFIMKLYHMVEDKMHARSTGPYSLITQQPLGGKAQFGGQRFGEMEVWALEAYGAAHTLQEMLTLKSDDIEGRNAAYEAIIKGEDVPEPSVPESFRVLVKELQALALDVQTLDEKDNPVDIFEGLASKR, encoded by the coding sequence ATGGAGATCAAGCGGTTCGGTCGCATCCGAGAGGTTATCCCCCTTCCACCCCTCACCGAGATCCAGGTGGAGTCCTACCGCAGGGCCCTGCAGGCCGACGTCCCCCCGGAGAAGCGGGAGAACGTCGGCATCCAGGCGGCCTTCCGGGAGACCTTCCCCATTGAGGAGGAGGACAAGGGCAAGGGCGGTTTGGTGCTGGACTTCCTGGAGTACCGCCTGGGCGAGCCCCCCTTCCCCCAGGACGAGTGCCGGGAGAAGGACCTCACCTACCAGGCCCCCCTCTACGCCCGGCTCCAGCTCATCCACAAGGACACGGGCCTCATCAAGGAGGACGAGGTCTTCCTGGGGCACATCCCCCTGATGACCGAGGACGGCTCCTTCATCATCAACGGGGCCGACCGGGTCATCGTCTCCCAGATCCACCGCTCCCCCGGGGTCTACTTCACCCCCGACCCCGCCCGGCCCGGGCGCTACATCGCCAGCATCATCCCCCTGCCCAAGCGGGGCCCCTGGATTGACCTGGAGGTGGAGCCGAACGGCGTCGTCTCCATGAAGGTCAACAAGCGGAAGTTCCCCCTGGTCCTCCTCCTTCGGGTCCTGGGGTACGACCAGGAGACCCTGGCCCGGGAGCTTGGGGCCTACGGGGAGCTGGTCCAGGGCCTCATGGACGAGAGCGTCTTCGCCATGCGCCCCGAGGAGGCTCTGATCCGCCTCTTCACCCTCCTCCGCCCCGGGGACCCGCCCAAGCGGGACAAGGCCGTGGCCTACGTCTACGGCCTCATCGCCGACCCCAGGCGGTACGACCTGGGCGAGGCCGGGCGGTACAAGGCGGAGGAGAAGCTGGGGATCCGCCTCTCGGGCCGCACCCTGGCCCGCTTTGAGGACGGGGAGTTCAAGGACGAGGTCTTCCTCCCCACCCTCCGCTACCTCTTCGCCCTCACCGCCGGGGTCCCGGGCCACGAGGTGGACGACATTGACCACCTGGGCAACCGCCGCATCCGCACCGTGGGGGAGCTCATGACCGACCAGTTCCGGGTGGGGCTCGCCCGCCTCGCCCGGGGGGTGCGGGAGCGGATGCTCATGGGCTCGGAGGACAGCCTCACCCCGGCCAAGCTGGTGAACAGCCGCCCCTTGGAGGCCGCCATCCGGGAGTTCTTCAGCCGCAGCCAGCTTTCCCAGTTCAAGGACGAGACCAACCCCCTCTCCTCCCTGCGCCACAAGCGGCGGATCTCCGCCCTGGGCCCGGGCGGCCTCACCCGGGAGCGGGCGGGGTTTGACGTGCGCGACGTCCACCGCACCCACTACGGGCGCATCTGCCCCGTGGAGACCCCCGAGGGCGCCAACATCGGCCTCATCACCTCCTTGGCGGCCTACGCCCGGGTGGACGAGCTGGGCTTCATCCGCACCCCCTACCGCCGGGTGGTGGGCGGGGTGGTCACCGACGAGGTGGTCTACATGACGGCCACCGAGGAGGACCGCTACACCATCGCCCAGGCCAACACCCCCCTGGAGGGGAACCGGATCGCGGCCGAGCGGGTGGTGGCCCGGAGGAAGGGGGAGCCCGTGATCGTGAGCCCGGAAGAGGTGGAGTTCATGGACGTCTCCCCCAAGCAGGTCTTCTCCGTGAACACCAACCTCATTCCCTTCCTGGAGCACGACGACGCCAACCGGGCCCTCATGGGCTCCAACATGCAGACCCAGGCCGTGCCCCTCATCCGGGCCCAGGCCCCCGTGGTGATGACGGGCCTCGAGGAGCGGGTGGTGCGGGACTCCCTGGCCGCCCTCTACGCCGAGGAGGACGGGGAGGTGGCCAAGGTGGACGGCAACCGCATCGTCGTGCGCTACGAGGACGGCCGCCTGGTGGAGTACCCCTTGCGCCGCTTCTACCGCTCCAACCAGGGTACGGCCCTGGACCAGCGCCCCCGGGTGGTGGTGGGGCAGCGGGTGCGCAAAGGGGACCTCCTCGCCGACGGCCCCGCCTCCGAGAACGGCTTCCTGGCCCTGGGGCAGAACGTCCTCGTGGCCATCATGCCCTTTGACGGGTACAACTTTGAGGACGCCATCGTCATCAGCGAGGAGCTCCTCAAGCGGGACTTCTACACCTCCATCCACATTGAGCGCTACGAGATTGAGGCCCGGGACACCAAGCTTGGCCCCGAGCGGATCACCCGGGACATCCCCCACCTCTCCGAGGCCGCCCTAAGGGACCTGGACGAGGAGGGCGTGGTGCGCATCGGCGCCGAGGTGAAGCCCGGGGACATCCTCGTGGGGCGGACCAGCTTCAAGGGCGAGTCCGAGCCCACCCCCGAGGAGAGGCTCCTCCGCTCCATCTTCGGCGAGAAGGCCCGGGACGTGAAGGACACCTCCCTCCGGGTGCCGCCCGGCGAAGGGGGGATCGTGGTCCGCACCGTCCGGCTGCGGCGGGGCGACCCCGGGGTGGAGCTCAAGCCCGGGGTGCGGGAGGTGGTCCGGGTCTACGTGGCCCAGAAGCGCAAGCTCCAGGTGGGGGACAAGCTCGCCAACCGCCACGGGAACAAGGGGGTGGTGGCCAAGATCCTCCCCGTGGAGGACATGCCCCACCTGCCCGACGGCACCCCCGTGGACGTGATCCTGAACCCCCTGGGCGTCCCCAGCCGGATGAACCTGGGGCAGATCCTGGAGACCCACCTGGGCCTCGCCGGGTACTTCCTGGGCCAGCGCTACATCTCCCCCATCTTTGACGGGGCCAAGGAGCCCGAGATCAAGGAGCTCCTCGCCCAGGCCTTTGAGGTCTACTTCGGCAAGCGCAAGGGCGAGGGCTTCGGCGTGGACAAGCGGGAGGTGGAGGTCCTCCGCCGGGCGGAGAAGCTCGGCCTCGTCACCCCGGGCAAGACCCCGGAGGAGCAGCTTAAGGAGCTCTTCCTCCAGGGCAAGGTGGTCCTCTACGACGGCCGCACGGGCGAGCCCATTGAGGGCCCCATCGTGGTGGGACAGATGTTCATCATGAAGCTCTACCACATGGTGGAGGACAAGATGCACGCCCGCTCCACGGGGCCCTACTCCCTCATCACCCAGCAGCCCCTGGGCGGGAAGGCCCAGTTCGGCGGCCAGCGCTTCGGGGAGATGGAGGTCTGGGCCCTCGAGGCCTATGGGGCGGCCCACACCCTCCAGGAGATGCTCACCCTTAAGTCCGACGACATTGAGGGCAGGAACGCCGCCTACGAGGCCATCATCAAGGGGGAGGACGTTCCCGAGCCCAGCGTCCCCGAGTCCTTCCGCGTGCTGGTGAAGGAGCTCCAGGCCTTGGCCTTGGACGTGCAGACCCTGGACGAGAAGGACAACCCCGTGGACATCTTTGAGGGGTTGGCCTCCAAGCGGTGA
- the rpoC gene encoding DNA-directed RNA polymerase subunit beta' yields the protein MKKEVRKVRIALASPEKIRSWSYGEVEKPETINYRTLKPERDGLFDERIFGPIKDYECACGKYKRQRFEGKVCERCGVEVTKSIVRRYRMGHIELATPAAHIWFVKDVPSKIGTLLDLSATELEQVLYFSKYIVLDPKGAILNGVPVEKRQLLTDEEYRELRYGKQETYPLPPGVDALVKDGEEVVKGQELAPGVVSRLDGVALYRFPRRVRVEYVKKERAGLRLPLAAWVEKEAYKPGEILAELPEPYLFRAEEEGVVELKELEEGAFLVLRREDEPVATYFLPVGMTPLVVHGEIVEKGQPLAEAKGLLRMPRQVRAAQVEAEEEGETVYLTLFLEWTEPKDYRVQPHMNVVVPEGARVEAGDKIVAAIDPEEEVIAEAEGVVHLHEPASILVVKARVYPFEDDVEVSTGDRVAPGDVLADGGKVKSDVYGRVEVDLVRNVVRVVESYDIDARMGAEAIQQLLKELDLEALEKELLEEMKHPSRARRAKARKRLEVVRAFLDSGNRPEWMILEAVPVLPPDLRPMVQVDGGRFATSDLNDLYRRLINRNNRLKKLLAQGAPEIIIRNEKRMLQEAVDALLDNGRRGAPVTNPGSDRPLRSLTDILSGKQGRFRQNLLGKRVDYSGRSVIVVGPQLKLHQCGLPKRMALELFKPFLLKKMEEKGIAPNVKAARRMLERQRDIKDEVWDALEEVIHGKVVLLNRAPTLHRLGIQAFQPVLVEGQSIQLHPLVCEAFNADFDGDQMAVHVPLSSFAQAEARIQMLSAHNLLSPASGEPLAKPSRDIILGLYYITQVRKEKKGAGLEFATPEEALAAHERGEVALNAPIKVAGRETSVGRLKYVFANPDEALLAVAHGIVDLQDVVTVRYMGKRLETSPGRILFARIVAEAVEDEKVAWELIQLDVPQEKNSLKDLVYQAFLRLGMEKTARLLDALKYYGFTFSTTSGITIGIDDAVIPEEKKQYLEEADRKLLQIEQAYEMGFLTDRERYDQILQLWTETTEKVTQAVFKNFEENYPFNPLYVMAQSGARGNPQQIRQLCGLRGLMQKPSGETFEVPVRSSFREGLTVLEYFISSHGARKGGADTALRTADSGYLTRKLVDVTHEIVVREADCGTTNYISVPLFQPDEVTRSLRLRKRADIEAGLYGRVLAREVEVLGVRLEEGRYLSMDDVHLLIKAAEAGEIQEVPVRSPLTCQTRYGVCQKCYGYDLSMARPVSIGEAVGIVAAQSIGEPGTQLTMRTFHTGGVAGAADITQGLPRVIELFEARRPKAKAVISEIDGVVRIEETEEKLSVFVESEGFSKEYKLPKEARLLVKDGDYVEAGQPLTRGAIDPHQLLEAKGPEAVERYLVEEIQKVYRAQGVKLHDKHIEIVVRQMMKYVEVTDPGDSRLLEGQVLEKWDVEALNERLIAEGKTPVAWKPLLMGVTKSALSTKSWLSAASFQNTTHVLTEAAIAGKKDELIGLKENVILGRLIPAGTGSDFVRFTQVVDQKTLKAIEEARKEAVEAKERPAARRGVKREQPGKQA from the coding sequence ATGAAAAAAGAGGTTCGTAAGGTTCGCATCGCTTTGGCCTCCCCGGAGAAGATCCGCTCCTGGAGCTACGGGGAGGTGGAGAAGCCCGAGACCATCAACTACCGCACCCTCAAGCCCGAGCGGGACGGCCTCTTTGACGAGCGCATCTTCGGCCCCATCAAGGACTACGAGTGCGCCTGCGGCAAGTACAAGCGCCAGCGCTTTGAGGGCAAGGTGTGCGAGCGGTGTGGCGTGGAGGTGACGAAGAGCATCGTCCGCCGCTACCGCATGGGGCACATTGAGCTCGCCACCCCCGCCGCCCACATCTGGTTCGTCAAGGACGTCCCCTCCAAGATCGGGACCCTCCTGGACCTTTCCGCCACCGAGCTGGAGCAGGTCCTCTACTTCAGCAAGTACATCGTCTTGGATCCCAAGGGGGCCATCCTGAACGGGGTCCCGGTGGAGAAGCGCCAGCTCCTCACCGACGAGGAGTACCGGGAGCTCCGCTACGGCAAGCAGGAGACCTACCCCCTGCCCCCCGGGGTGGACGCGCTGGTGAAGGACGGGGAGGAGGTGGTAAAGGGCCAGGAGCTTGCCCCCGGGGTGGTGAGCCGCCTGGACGGCGTGGCCCTCTACCGCTTCCCCCGCCGCGTCCGGGTGGAGTACGTGAAGAAGGAGCGGGCCGGGCTCAGGCTTCCCCTCGCCGCCTGGGTGGAGAAGGAGGCCTACAAGCCCGGCGAAATCCTCGCCGAGCTCCCCGAGCCCTACCTCTTCCGGGCCGAGGAGGAGGGCGTGGTGGAGCTTAAGGAGCTGGAGGAAGGGGCTTTCCTCGTCCTCCGCCGGGAGGACGAGCCGGTGGCCACCTACTTCCTCCCCGTGGGCATGACGCCCCTCGTGGTCCACGGGGAGATCGTGGAGAAGGGCCAGCCCCTGGCCGAGGCCAAGGGCCTTCTCCGCATGCCCCGCCAGGTCCGGGCCGCCCAGGTGGAGGCGGAGGAGGAGGGGGAGACGGTCTACCTCACCCTCTTCCTGGAGTGGACGGAGCCCAAGGACTACCGCGTCCAGCCCCACATGAACGTGGTGGTCCCCGAGGGGGCCCGGGTGGAGGCGGGGGACAAGATCGTGGCCGCCATTGACCCCGAGGAGGAGGTCATCGCCGAGGCCGAGGGGGTGGTCCACCTCCACGAGCCCGCCAGCATCCTGGTGGTCAAGGCCCGGGTCTACCCCTTTGAGGACGACGTGGAGGTTTCCACCGGGGACCGGGTGGCCCCGGGGGACGTCCTCGCCGACGGGGGCAAGGTCAAAAGCGACGTCTACGGCCGGGTGGAGGTGGACCTGGTCCGCAACGTGGTCCGGGTGGTGGAGTCCTACGACATTGACGCCCGCATGGGGGCCGAGGCCATCCAGCAGCTCCTCAAGGAGCTGGACCTCGAGGCCCTGGAGAAGGAGCTTCTGGAGGAGATGAAGCACCCCTCCCGGGCCCGGCGGGCCAAGGCCAGGAAGCGCCTGGAGGTGGTGCGGGCCTTCCTGGACTCGGGGAACCGGCCCGAGTGGATGATCCTCGAGGCCGTCCCCGTCCTTCCCCCGGACCTCCGGCCCATGGTCCAGGTGGACGGCGGCCGCTTCGCCACGAGCGACCTCAACGACCTCTACCGCCGCCTCATCAACCGCAACAACCGGCTGAAGAAGCTCTTGGCCCAGGGGGCCCCCGAGATCATCATCCGCAACGAGAAGCGGATGCTCCAGGAGGCGGTGGACGCCCTCCTGGACAACGGCCGCCGCGGCGCTCCCGTGACCAACCCCGGCTCCGACCGGCCCCTCCGTAGCCTCACCGACATCCTCTCCGGCAAGCAGGGCCGCTTCCGCCAGAACCTCTTGGGCAAGCGGGTGGACTACTCGGGCCGGAGCGTGATCGTGGTGGGGCCCCAGCTCAAGCTCCACCAGTGCGGCCTGCCCAAGCGGATGGCCCTGGAGCTCTTCAAGCCCTTCCTCCTCAAGAAGATGGAGGAGAAGGGCATCGCCCCCAACGTCAAGGCGGCGCGGCGCATGCTGGAGCGCCAGCGGGACATCAAGGACGAGGTGTGGGACGCCTTGGAGGAGGTGATCCACGGCAAGGTGGTCCTCTTGAACCGCGCCCCCACCCTGCACCGCTTGGGCATCCAGGCCTTCCAGCCCGTCTTGGTGGAGGGGCAGTCCATCCAGCTCCACCCCCTGGTCTGCGAGGCCTTCAACGCCGACTTTGACGGGGACCAGATGGCCGTCCACGTCCCCCTCTCCTCCTTCGCCCAGGCCGAGGCCCGCATCCAGATGCTCTCCGCCCACAACCTCCTCTCCCCGGCCTCCGGGGAGCCCCTGGCCAAGCCCAGCCGGGACATCATCCTGGGCCTCTACTACATCACCCAGGTGCGCAAGGAGAAGAAGGGGGCGGGCCTGGAGTTCGCCACCCCCGAGGAGGCCCTGGCCGCCCACGAGCGGGGAGAGGTGGCCCTGAACGCCCCCATCAAGGTGGCGGGCAGGGAGACCAGCGTGGGCCGGCTCAAGTACGTCTTCGCCAACCCCGACGAGGCCCTCCTCGCCGTGGCCCACGGCATCGTGGACCTGCAGGACGTGGTCACCGTCCGCTACATGGGCAAGCGGCTGGAGACGAGCCCGGGCCGCATCCTCTTCGCCCGCATCGTGGCCGAGGCGGTGGAGGACGAGAAGGTGGCCTGGGAGCTCATCCAGCTGGACGTGCCCCAGGAGAAGAACTCCCTCAAGGACCTGGTCTACCAGGCCTTCCTCCGCCTGGGGATGGAGAAGACCGCCAGGCTCCTGGACGCCCTCAAGTACTACGGCTTCACCTTCTCCACCACGAGCGGCATCACCATCGGCATTGACGACGCCGTGATCCCGGAGGAGAAGAAGCAGTACCTGGAGGAGGCCGACCGCAAGCTCCTCCAGATTGAGCAGGCCTACGAGATGGGCTTCCTCACCGACCGGGAGCGGTACGACCAGATCCTCCAGCTCTGGACCGAGACCACGGAGAAGGTCACCCAGGCGGTCTTCAAGAACTTTGAGGAGAACTACCCCTTCAACCCCCTCTACGTCATGGCCCAGTCCGGGGCCCGGGGCAACCCGCAGCAGATCCGCCAGCTCTGCGGCCTGCGCGGCCTCATGCAGAAGCCCTCGGGCGAGACCTTTGAGGTGCCGGTGCGCTCCTCCTTCCGCGAGGGCCTCACCGTCTTGGAGTACTTCATCTCCAGCCACGGGGCCCGTAAGGGCGGGGCGGACACCGCCCTCCGCACCGCCGACTCCGGCTACCTCACCCGCAAGCTCGTGGACGTGACCCACGAGATCGTGGTGCGGGAGGCGGACTGCGGCACCACCAACTACATCTCCGTTCCCCTCTTCCAGCCCGACGAGGTGACCCGCTCCTTGCGCCTGAGGAAGCGCGCGGACATTGAGGCGGGCCTCTACGGGCGCGTCCTGGCCCGGGAGGTGGAGGTCCTGGGGGTGCGCCTCGAGGAGGGCCGCTACCTCTCCATGGACGACGTCCACCTCCTCATCAAGGCCGCCGAGGCCGGGGAGATCCAGGAGGTGCCCGTCCGCAGCCCCCTCACCTGCCAGACCCGCTACGGGGTCTGCCAGAAGTGCTACGGGTACGACCTCTCCATGGCCCGGCCCGTCTCCATCGGCGAGGCGGTGGGCATCGTGGCCGCCCAGTCCATCGGCGAGCCCGGCACCCAGCTCACCATGCGCACCTTCCACACGGGCGGCGTGGCCGGGGCCGCGGACATCACCCAGGGTCTGCCCCGCGTCATTGAGCTCTTTGAGGCCCGGCGCCCCAAGGCCAAGGCGGTGATCTCCGAGATTGACGGGGTGGTGCGCATTGAGGAGACGGAGGAGAAGCTCTCCGTCTTCGTGGAGTCCGAGGGCTTCTCCAAGGAGTACAAGCTCCCCAAGGAGGCGCGCCTTCTCGTCAAGGACGGGGACTACGTGGAGGCGGGCCAGCCCCTCACCCGCGGGGCCATTGACCCCCACCAGCTCTTGGAGGCCAAGGGCCCCGAGGCGGTGGAGCGCTACCTGGTGGAGGAGATCCAGAAGGTCTACCGGGCCCAGGGCGTGAAGCTGCACGACAAGCACATTGAGATCGTGGTCCGGCAGATGATGAAGTACGTGGAGGTCACCGACCCCGGGGACAGCCGCCTCCTCGAGGGCCAGGTCCTGGAGAAGTGGGACGTGGAGGCCCTGAACGAGAGGCTCATCGCCGAGGGCAAGACCCCGGTGGCCTGGAAGCCCCTCCTCATGGGGGTCACGAAGAGCGCCCTCTCCACCAAGAGCTGGCTCTCCGCCGCCAGCTTCCAGAACACCACCCACGTCCTCACCGAGGCGGCCATCGCCGGGAAGAAGGACGAGCTCATCGGCCTCAAGGAGAACGTCATCCTGGGCCGCCTGATCCCGGCGGGCACGGGTTCGGACTTCGTCCGCTTCACCCAGGTGGTGGACCAGAAGACCCTGAAGGCCATTGAGGAGGCCCGCAAGGAGGCGGTGGAGGCCAAGGAGCGGCCCGCCGCCCGGCGCGGGGTCAAGCGGGAGCAGCCCGGCAAGCAGGCTTAA
- a CDS encoding thiamine ABC transporter substrate-binding protein yields MRKILAALAFLTLGLAQELVVLTHSSFSLDKALIARFQEETGIRLRFLKGGDAGETLNKAILSKGAPIADVLYGFDNTFLSRALEADILLPYVSPEIRNLRSELLLDPSFRAIPVDYGFVSLNYDRAYFRGKALPQRPEDLARPEYARLLVVENPATSSPGLAFLMATVARFGEDGYLDFWARLRDGGVRVAKGWSEAYYTHFTLHGGDRPLVVSYTTSPAAEVYYSEGKYKEPPTGNLFPELAFFQVEFVGILKGTKNLEAARRFVDWLLSRPVQENIPTEMWVYPARRDARLPEVFRFTPPPAGAVRLDPARMAANRERWIEEWTRVVLQGQDPEAVRAGRR; encoded by the coding sequence ATGCGGAAAATCCTGGCGGCTTTGGCGTTCCTGACCCTGGGCTTGGCCCAGGAGCTCGTGGTCCTCACCCACTCCAGCTTCTCCCTGGACAAGGCCCTCATCGCCCGGTTCCAGGAGGAGACGGGGATCCGGCTCCGCTTCCTCAAGGGAGGCGACGCGGGGGAGACCCTGAACAAGGCCATCCTCTCCAAGGGGGCCCCCATCGCCGACGTCCTCTACGGCTTTGACAACACCTTCCTCTCCCGGGCCCTCGAGGCGGACATCCTCCTCCCCTACGTGAGCCCGGAGATCCGGAACCTCCGCTCCGAGCTCCTTCTGGACCCCAGCTTCCGGGCCATCCCCGTGGACTACGGCTTCGTCAGCCTCAACTACGACCGGGCCTACTTCCGGGGCAAGGCCCTGCCGCAAAGGCCGGAGGACCTCGCCCGCCCGGAGTACGCCCGCCTGCTCGTGGTGGAGAACCCCGCCACCAGCTCCCCGGGCCTCGCCTTCCTGATGGCCACGGTGGCCCGCTTCGGGGAGGACGGGTACCTGGACTTCTGGGCCAGGCTCCGGGACGGGGGCGTCCGGGTGGCCAAGGGCTGGAGCGAGGCCTACTACACCCACTTCACCCTCCACGGCGGGGACCGGCCCCTGGTGGTCTCCTACACCACGAGCCCCGCCGCCGAGGTCTACTACTCCGAGGGCAAGTACAAGGAGCCCCCCACCGGGAACCTCTTCCCGGAGCTCGCCTTCTTCCAGGTGGAGTTCGTGGGCATCCTCAAGGGGACCAAGAACCTGGAGGCCGCCCGCCGCTTCGTGGACTGGCTCCTCTCCCGCCCCGTGCAGGAGAACATCCCCACGGAGATGTGGGTCTACCCCGCCAGGCGGGACGCCCGCCTGCCCGAGGTCTTCCGCTTCACCCCGCCTCCCGCCGGGGCCGTGCGCCTGGACCCGGCCCGCATGGCGGCGAACCGGGAGCGGTGGATTGAGGAGTGGACCCGGGTGGTCCTCCAGGGCCAGGACCCCGAGGCGGTGCGGGCCGGGCGGCGGTGA
- a CDS encoding fuculose-1-phosphate aldolase has product MRARLYAAFRQVGEDLFAQGLISATAGNFSVRTKGGFLITKSGVQKARLTPEDLLEVPLEGPIPEGASVESVVHREVYRRTGARALVHAHPRVAVALSFHLSRLRPLDLEGQHYLKEVPVLAPKTVSATEEAALSVAEALREHRACLLRGHGAFAVGLKEAPEEALLEAYGLMTTLEESAQILLYHRLWQGAGPALGGGE; this is encoded by the coding sequence GTGCGCGCCCGGTTGTACGCCGCGTTCCGTCAGGTGGGCGAGGACCTCTTCGCCCAGGGCCTCATCTCCGCCACGGCCGGGAACTTCTCCGTGCGCACCAAGGGGGGGTTCCTCATCACCAAAAGCGGGGTGCAGAAGGCGAGGCTCACCCCGGAGGACCTCCTGGAGGTGCCCTTGGAAGGGCCCATCCCCGAAGGGGCGAGCGTGGAGAGCGTGGTCCACCGGGAGGTCTACCGCAGGACCGGGGCCCGGGCCCTGGTCCACGCCCACCCCCGGGTGGCCGTGGCCCTCTCCTTCCACCTCTCCCGCCTAAGGCCTTTGGACCTCGAGGGCCAGCACTACCTGAAGGAGGTCCCGGTCCTCGCCCCCAAGACGGTCTCCGCCACGGAGGAGGCGGCCTTGAGCGTGGCCGAGGCCTTGCGGGAGCACCGGGCCTGCCTCCTGAGGGGGCACGGGGCCTTCGCCGTGGGCCTGAAGGAGGCCCCGGAGGAGGCCCTTCTCGAGGCCTACGGCCTCATGACCACCCTGGAGGAGAGCGCCCAGATCCTCCTCTACCACCGCCTCTGGCAGGGGGCGGGGCCCGCCTTGGGGGGTGGGGAATGA
- a CDS encoding alpha/beta fold hydrolase — protein MREEIGYVPVGEAELYVEDVGPVEGPALFVLHGGPGGNAYVLREGLQDYLEGFRVVYFDQRGSGRSLELPQDPRLFTVDALVEDTLLLAEALGVERFGLLAHGFGAVVALEVLRRFPQAEGAILLAPWVNFPWLAARLAEAAGLAPLPDPEENLKEALKREEPKALFDRLMFPTPRGRMAYEWLAEGAGILGSDAPGLAFLRNGLWRLDYTPYLTPERRPLYVLVGERDGTSYPYAEEVASRLRAPIRVLPEAGHYLWIDAPEAFEEAFKEALAALVPALRGPLVD, from the coding sequence ATGCGGGAAGAGATCGGGTACGTCCCCGTAGGGGAGGCGGAGCTTTACGTGGAGGACGTGGGTCCCGTGGAGGGGCCCGCCCTCTTCGTCCTCCACGGCGGTCCCGGGGGGAACGCCTACGTCCTGCGGGAAGGCCTCCAGGACTACCTGGAGGGCTTCCGCGTGGTCTACTTTGACCAGCGGGGCTCGGGGCGGAGCCTGGAGCTTCCCCAAGACCCCAGGCTCTTCACCGTGGACGCGTTGGTGGAGGACACCCTCCTCCTCGCCGAGGCCTTGGGGGTTGAGCGCTTCGGCCTCCTCGCCCACGGCTTCGGAGCGGTGGTGGCCCTGGAGGTGCTCAGGCGCTTTCCCCAGGCGGAAGGGGCCATCCTCCTCGCTCCCTGGGTCAACTTCCCTTGGCTCGCCGCCCGCCTGGCGGAGGCGGCGGGGCTTGCCCCCCTCCCCGACCCGGAGGAGAACCTCAAGGAGGCCCTCAAGCGGGAGGAGCCCAAGGCCCTCTTTGACCGCCTCATGTTCCCCACCCCCCGGGGGCGGATGGCCTACGAGTGGCTCGCCGAGGGGGCGGGGATTTTGGGTTCGGACGCGCCCGGCCTCGCCTTCCTGCGCAACGGGCTTTGGCGCCTGGACTACACCCCTTACCTCACCCCGGAGCGCCGCCCCCTCTACGTCCTCGTGGGGGAGCGGGACGGGACGAGCTACCCCTACGCCGAGGAGGTGGCCTCGAGGCTCCGCGCCCCCATCCGGGTCCTCCCGGAGGCGGGCCACTACCTCTGGATTGACGCCCCCGAGGCCTTTGAGGAGGCCTTCAAGGAGGCCCTCGCCGCCTTGGTCCCCGCCCTCCGCGGGCCTCTGGTAGACTGA